A window from Anser cygnoides isolate HZ-2024a breed goose chromosome 1, Taihu_goose_T2T_genome, whole genome shotgun sequence encodes these proteins:
- the GPR12 gene encoding G-protein coupled receptor 12 — MNEDLKVNLSWLPQDHVEASSTENASAAGSSLVPVVDPEPELLVNPWDIVLCTSGTLISCENAIVVLIIFHNPSLRAPMFLLIGSLALADLLAGIGLIINFVFAYLLQSEATKLVTIGLIVASFSASVGSLLAITVDRYLSLYYALTYNSERTVTFTYVMLILLWGASICIGLLPVMGWNCLRDESTCSVIRPLTKNNAAVLSVSFLLMFALMLQLYIQICKIVMRHAHQIALQHHFLATSHYVTTRKGVSTLAIILGTFAACWMPFTLYSLIADYTYPSIYTYATLLPATYNSIINPVIYAFRNQEIQKALWLICCGCIPSNLSQRARSPSDV; from the coding sequence ATGAATGAAGATCTGAAGGTTAATTTGAGCTGGCTGCCTCAGGACCATGTAGAAGCCAGCTCTACCGAGAATGCCTCAGCTGCAGGCTCCTCCCTGGTTCCTGTCGTAGACCCAGAGCCAGAGCTCTTGGTAAACCCCTGGGACATTGTCTTGTGCACTTCAGGGACCCTCATCTCCTGCGAAAATGCCATTGTGGTCCTTATCATTTTCCATAACCCCAGTCTCCGCGCCCCCATGTTCCTCCTGATAGGCAGCCTGGCGCTCGCAGATCTCTTAGCGGGAATTGGACTGATCATCAATTTCGTTTTTGCATACCTGCTGCAATCAGAAGCTACGAAACTGGTTACGATTGGACTGATTGTTGCCTCTTTCTCAGCATCTGTCGGCAGCTTGCTGGCTATTACTGTTGATCGTTACCTCTCCCTGTATTACGCTTTGACTTACAATTCAGAGAGGACTGTCACTTTTACCTATGTCATGCTTATATTGCTCTGGGGAGCATCTATCTGTATTGGACTGCTGCCTGTAATGGGCTGGAACTGCCTCAGAGATGAATCCACCTGCAGTGTTATCAGACCGCTCACTAAAAATAACGCAGCTGTCCTTTCGGTCTCTTTCTTGCTTATGTTTGCCCTCATGCTGCAGCTCTACATTCAGATCTGTAAAATCGTGATGCGCCATGCCCATCAGATTGCCTTGCAACACCATTTCCTGGCCACTTCCCACTATGTGACCACCCGAAAAGGAGTGTCTACTTTGGCCATTATTTTGGGGACTTTTGCTGCTTGCTGGATGCCTTTTACACTCTATTCTCTAATAGCAGATTACACCTATCCTTCTATATACACCTATGCCACCCTCCTGCCAGCTACCTACAATTCCATCATCAATCCTGTAATATATGCTTTTAGAAACCAGGAGATCCAGAAAGCACTTTGGCTCATCTGTTGTGGCTGTATTCCTTCCAACCTGTCCCAGAGAGCAAGATCGCCCAGTGATGTCTGA